CGCACCTCCGGTAAAGTGCAGGGTAAAGCTATTCTCTAGATCCGTGTAGTTTGGGGCCTCTTTTAAGCTGCGATCTACAAATAGATGCAGATCATCGGTATGGGCTGTGTGAGCCGTGGTGTGAAAACGCACATGATTTTTAAAGCACCCTTGGCCACGAACTGCATGGTAGAGCGTCTCAGAAACAGGGTCATACACAACCCCTAGTTGTGTTTCACCTGTTTGGCTAATCAGGGCAATAGAGACGGCAAATCCAGATTTACCCTCACTAAAAAACAGGGTGCCATCCAGCGGGTCAATAGACCAAAAGTAGGGTTGTGTTAAACGGTTGCCTGTATCCTGCTCTTCTTCCGTTAGTAGGCCCAGGCCATAGCTGTGCATGCTGGGTGAGAGTTCCGCTAGGATGATTTCTTGGCTGAGAACATCAACCTCTGTGACAATTTGCGCAGAACGGCTGGAGCCAGCCTTTTTCATCACCTCAAACTCTTTTTTCCAATAGTTTCTAATCAGCTTTCCCGCTTTGACAGCTGCTGTTGTTGCTGTGGTTAGCAGCTCATTCTGGATGCTCTCCATGACTTTTTGCGTGGTTTTTTCACTGTAGCTATTGATCTTCCAGTGGTCAGGGCTCCAACCTTTGAGAAACCGGTGAAAATCTGCCCAAGCAAATGGGTAGAGAGCCCGCCACTGAGTTTGCAGGTCATCTGTATCTATAGGGCTGTCTTGCAGGTGGTGACTGAGTACTTTGAAATAGTAGGTTAGAATCTCTTCTTCCAGGTGTTCCGCGGCCTCTTCATCCAGGCAGCTTCCAATAAAATAAGCCACATCCTTCATACCACAACCGTGGCCAATATATTGAAAATCTACAGCTGCGACTTGGTGAGCATCTTCAGAGAAACAAAAGTTGGCCAGCTTAGCATCACCATGTATTAGGGTGAGATAAGGGGTGTTGTTAAGCTTTTCGTCTATAAGGGGTGCGGCATTCCGTAAGTGTGGATCTTCAAGTGCTTGCAGTTCATCTGGCCGGGTTTTAAGGTGCCAGTAAGAGCCTGTGTTCCAAAGACCGTTCGGTTGGTAGCCCATGAATTTGGCATGGAAGCAGGCCAGCCAAGCCAGGACTACTTGAATGGCCGCCCAGTTGGCGTGGGTAAGTCGGCGGCTATAGCCTGTTGTGTCGAGATCTTCTAACAGGATAAAAAACTCATCAGCTTTTTGAAAACTGGCCAAACAGTGGGCCGTGCGTGACCCATTATCTTGAAGGTTAATGGGGTTGTAATCTTGATACCAGCTTGTCTCTACCTGGTAGGATTTAATTTTTCTCTGTTTGGCATGTGCGGAATTAAAGCCTTTTGGGTGGCTCTGCTCCAAGGGCAGGCGAATATGTTTTAAAATAACACTCTGAACATTCCCCCCCTTTAGGTAGACCCGTTGTAGGACGCCATAATCATTCCACAGTTTTTGAATCAATTGTGTGGACTCAATCTCTGTAGCTTGAGTTGCCTTGAGTATGTGTTGCTTGGCGTAAGGGTCCATGCCGTAGGGTTTCCATCCATTAGGTCAAAGGTCGATTGGGCTGGCGAGGTGTATTCTGCCTGATAAGCCCTTCGTAATCCAACCATGATGAGATTTAAAAGATCACCCATAAACGGGTGGCGGTCGAGCCGCTCAATGAGAGCGTATGAGGCGAGCTGGTTTGGAAGAGGTAGAGATACGTTGGCGCGACGCTGTTTCTCATGATGAAGCGTGCTGTTAGAGCTATTAGGTCCCTCTTACTCTCCATTCGTGTGTGGGTGCCCATGAGCAAACCGGTACAGTGGGGAGGCGTGAAGAGCCGCTCGTTTGGTGTGACGTGGGGCTGAATGGTTTTAAGGATAAGGGCGATGTCTAAAACAAGGGGGCATGATCAACTCGGCTGTGGCGTGATCATGCCCCCGCTTGTTCAAGGTTTATTGTCTGTCGTGCCCTAGCCCTTAATGAGTTCTCTACAAAAAAGGGCTTTTCCTCTGTAGGTTCACAAGGACTTTGCTTTCCCATAACGCTTAAAGGTAGAAGCAAGTGCATGGATCAATAGTCTTGCTCTTCCTCCAGCTTTTGGGTCATTTGGTCTAGGTTGGGTACATTCTCTTTCATCCACTTCGCGTAGACCCGATCTTCAACACTAATATGCTCAGATAACCAGGTTTCAACAAAATCTGAAAGTTCTTTGCCTAGGTTCTCAGGGTTCGTACCCGGTGCCCCCAAGCGCTCCCCAAACTTATCAAGGTCGGCGCGTAGATCCTTGTGGAGCTGGGCATGTTCTGCAATCCCGGGCCAGCCTGTTTGTTTAAAGAGGATCTCTTCAAACTGAAGGTGCCAACGGGCGTAGGAATCCATCGCCATAACGATGGGCATAAGAGGTAGCCCTTTTTCGATGGCTCGGCGTAAGCGAGCGGACAGTGCAAAGAGCCGCATATGCTGCAGATCAATAACCGGAATATTCAACATATACTTGGGGCCCCAGACACTGACACGTTTGAAGTCACTCTGGATATCCACCGCTTCTTCTGGGATCTTAAAGCGAACAACCTGCTGTTCAAGCAGTTGAGCAATAGCGCTAATATCTTGTGAGAACTGAGCAACCATGGCGCCCATGCCATCCATTTGCTGAATATCAATATTGATACGCTGCATGGACTCCGACATGGTTTTGGATTTGACTTGAGCTTGGGATACATTATGGGAGATCTCCTGACTGCTCTTGGAGGACTCCACCACATTGCGAGACATCTGTTCAACCCCAGAAGCCGCGGTGGCTACATTGCGGGTTACCTCAGAGATGCCTGTTGAAATTTCCGTAGCACTACGGGTCACTTCATCAATGCCCGCGCTGGATTCAGAGACCCGTTGGTTGACCTCTGTGGTCTCTTCAGAAACCTGCCGCATGGAACCGTAAATGGTATTGAGGTTTTCCTGCTGATCGGTTATGGACTCTTGAATGATCTGGTTTTTCTCATTGATGGAGTTAACAATATCACTGACCTCTGTCATCGAACGAACAGTCTCGCGGGCATTGGCCCGGATATCCTCAATACGTTGTGAGATCTGTTGTGTAGCATTACTGGTTTGGCTGGCCAGATCTTTAACCTCGTTGGCCACCACAGCAAAACCTTTACCGGCTTCACCCGCTCCAGCGGCTTCAATGGAGGCATTTAAGGCCAGCATGTTGGTTTGGGCCGCAATGTTGTTAATCATCTCCACAACCTTACCGATCTCTTGGGCAGAGTCAGAAAGTTGCCGGGATACTTGCGCTGAGTTAGCCACATACTCGGTGGCCTGACGGGAGGCCGCGCCAGCCTCTTCAGACTCTACGCAGACACTTTCCATCGCCTGTCGCATTTCAGCCATGGAAGTTTCTACCGAGGTGACGTTTTCATTCATACGTTCACTGGCCTGGGTAACCGACTGCATACCTGCGCCCGCTTCTTCTGTGGCACTGGCTACGGTTGACAGGTTCACACTTGCCTCTTCTGAAGCGGCTGAGATGGCACCCATATTTTCACTCATCTCATCTGCAGAGTGAGATACCTCCTGCAAGCGAGAGCTGGCCAGTTCTGCTGAGTCTGCAATGGCGGACATCTGCTGGCTCATCTCAGAAGTGGCATTGGCCGAATCCTGAGCAGAGTGGGTTACAAGGTTGGATTGTTGGTCCATCCCTTGGGTAACCCCGACTAAGGTAGAGGAGAAGCCTTGTAGATCTATGGAGGCATTTTTAATTCCGGTGATAATACCGGTCAGATTTTTAACCGTGCCTTGCAGAGCTCTGAGTGCGCGTCCCACTTCATCCGCACCAGCTTTGGGTGGATCTACGGTCAAATCACCTTCACCAACACGGCTGAGCAGGTCAGCCAAGCGGGTGACAGGTTGGATAACCGAACGGTTTAAAAAGACCGTAATGGCCATTAACAGCAGTGCCACCAACGCGCCGCCCATACCTAATGCCCAGAAGATCTGTGCGCGGTTTTCATCCGCCACTTGAGCGGCATGAACCACCAAATTATTACTTAACGTACGCAGTTGGTTGGATTGAACCAGCACAGCCTCTCGAGCGAGTGCCAAGTGGTTTTCATCCAAACCTGGGGTTAGAAGTTGTTGAACGGAACGGTCTAGCTCTGTGAATTTTTTTTCAACGTTGGCGATCAGGTGTTGGGCTGTTTCACTCTGCATGGCTTCCAGGCGTTTGTTGGTACTCATTTTCAAGTTAGCCGGATAATCGCCCCCAACTTTTACCGCCTGTAAGGTCCGCTGAAAAATGGTTTTTGCTGTTTTATACTCAGCTAAAGAAGGATTAATGGTGCGCAGCCCAGCAGCATAATCCTTGGAGACCCGGACATCAAAACGACGAATACCTAAAACATCACCTAACGCATACGTTTCTCCGCTACCCATGGCGTTATGACAATCCACACAGGCCTGTGCGGTGGCACGATCTGCGGAATAGTAGGAGAGATACAGAGCGCCATTTACATTTAGCGGTTCAGACATGAACAGTGATGAGCTGTCCTTTTTTAAATGTAGTTGGGCCTTGCTATCTTGTTCAGTTTTTAACTTTTGGGCTGGGTTAATGGGTGATTTGGCCAAAATATCTACAGAAATCTCACCGCCAAGCCCGCCGAAGGCTTCATTGACCAATCGCGTATACGTCGCGGGAAAGGGCAGGGCAGGATGAGAGAGCGATTGAGGATTTTTAGAGAGTCTCCACTCCCCTTGTTTGGCGGCTTTAACCACTGTTTGCGTATAGACCTTGCGCATGTTGGTGATGTAGCTGTTCAAGGTATTGATCTGCTTCAGTCGAGCGGTGTTACCAGCTTGGGCCGCGGCATATCCTAACGCCGATTTGCCCATGGCTTGTGACAACATTCTTTGACGACCTAAGGCGTTGATGCGCGCCGTATCATCCTCTGAAGCCGCCAGTCGGTAAACAACCATTGCACTTGAAGCGGTAACGAGTATGGCTATGGATGCCAGAGCGGCAAGAATTTTAGCGCGAACACTGGTCAACATGATGGAACCTTTCTCCAAGTTTTTAGGCTGAGCTTAGGCAGAGCAATACGATTTCTTGAAGAAATAGTTTTTTTAGAATGGAGTAATTAAGGTCACCATATCATTAGCTATAAGGCCGTTCAATAAGTTTGAAAATGAATAACTTATGCAGGCCTTTCTTTTAGTGACTATTTGACTGTGAGTAAAATTGATGTGTGTTAGTTCCGTCAATTACCTCTCACCAATGACGGTTTTAAATACAAAGAGAAAGTTGATGGAAGTAAAAGAAGGCTTATGGGGTATGATATGCGGATTAAATGAACAACCGGCCAATGATTAGCTGTACTCTGAACCCTTGGGCTTTAAATAGAGTTGATGTTTAAAAGAGTCGAAAATTATGTGTTTATACTGCAGATAAGGTCTTTTTATTTGAAGTATTAAAAGGTTTTTATATCGATAGTCTCTTAGTACCTGCCTTTAGAGGTGTTCTATCCTTCTATGAATCTGTTGGAATACTTCTAAATAGCGCGGTGGTCTGTCAGCCGCTCTAGTCTTGTGTGTCTTATATCTGATGATGTTTCATAAACGTAGTTGCTGGGTGGATATTCTATTTACGGTTAAACTTTATGGATTTATGGGTCTCAATACGTTCTTCAATACAGGCCAGTAAAAAGTCGATAAACCGTTGTGCATAGGGGTGAGACTGATCCGAATTAACATAACTCATCACAGATGTGTTGGGCAGTTTGGGTAGTGTGTTTTCAATAATGGGCATATCATCCACAACAGCTGAAAGGGGGAGAATGCTCACACCCAGTCCTGCGCGAATGGCAGATTGCACCGCATGCACTGAGTTGGCATCAATAGATAGTTTCCAAGAGGTACCTGTTTTGGCGAGAGCATCAAAGGCGATTTGCCGGTAACTACAAGGGGGGTGCATAAGAATAAGCTCTATGGGGGACTCTGGATTTTCCACAGGGTTGTTG
The DNA window shown above is from Magnetococcus sp. PR-3 and carries:
- a CDS encoding methyl-accepting chemotaxis protein; this encodes MLTSVRAKILAALASIAILVTASSAMVVYRLAASEDDTARINALGRQRMLSQAMGKSALGYAAAQAGNTARLKQINTLNSYITNMRKVYTQTVVKAAKQGEWRLSKNPQSLSHPALPFPATYTRLVNEAFGGLGGEISVDILAKSPINPAQKLKTEQDSKAQLHLKKDSSSLFMSEPLNVNGALYLSYYSADRATAQACVDCHNAMGSGETYALGDVLGIRRFDVRVSKDYAAGLRTINPSLAEYKTAKTIFQRTLQAVKVGGDYPANLKMSTNKRLEAMQSETAQHLIANVEKKFTELDRSVQQLLTPGLDENHLALAREAVLVQSNQLRTLSNNLVVHAAQVADENRAQIFWALGMGGALVALLLMAITVFLNRSVIQPVTRLADLLSRVGEGDLTVDPPKAGADEVGRALRALQGTVKNLTGIITGIKNASIDLQGFSSTLVGVTQGMDQQSNLVTHSAQDSANATSEMSQQMSAIADSAELASSRLQEVSHSADEMSENMGAISAASEEASVNLSTVASATEEAGAGMQSVTQASERMNENVTSVETSMAEMRQAMESVCVESEEAGAASRQATEYVANSAQVSRQLSDSAQEIGKVVEMINNIAAQTNMLALNASIEAAGAGEAGKGFAVVANEVKDLASQTSNATQQISQRIEDIRANARETVRSMTEVSDIVNSINEKNQIIQESITDQQENLNTIYGSMRQVSEETTEVNQRVSESSAGIDEVTRSATEISTGISEVTRNVATAASGVEQMSRNVVESSKSSQEISHNVSQAQVKSKTMSESMQRINIDIQQMDGMGAMVAQFSQDISAIAQLLEQQVVRFKIPEEAVDIQSDFKRVSVWGPKYMLNIPVIDLQHMRLFALSARLRRAIEKGLPLMPIVMAMDSYARWHLQFEEILFKQTGWPGIAEHAQLHKDLRADLDKFGERLGAPGTNPENLGKELSDFVETWLSEHISVEDRVYAKWMKENVPNLDQMTQKLEEEQDY
- a CDS encoding inositol monophosphatase family protein, with protein sequence MDPYAKQHILKATQATEIESTQLIQKLWNDYGVLQRVYLKGGNVQSVILKHIRLPLEQSHPKGFNSAHAKQRKIKSYQVETSWYQDYNPINLQDNGSRTAHCLASFQKADEFFILLEDLDTTGYSRRLTHANWAAIQVVLAWLACFHAKFMGYQPNGLWNTGSYWHLKTRPDELQALEDPHLRNAAPLIDEKLNNTPYLTLIHGDAKLANFCFSEDAHQVAAVDFQYIGHGCGMKDVAYFIGSCLDEEAAEHLEEEILTYYFKVLSHHLQDSPIDTDDLQTQWRALYPFAWADFHRFLKGWSPDHWKINSYSEKTTQKVMESIQNELLTTATTAAVKAGKLIRNYWKKEFEVMKKAGSSRSAQIVTEVDVLSQEIILAELSPSMHSYGLGLLTEEEQDTGNRLTQPYFWSIDPLDGTLFFSEGKSGFAVSIALISQTGETQLGVVYDPVSETLYHAVRGQGCFKNHVRFHTTAHTAHTDDLHLFVDRSLKEAPNYTDLENSFTLHFTGGAVINTLQVLNHPNACYFKYPKEAVGGCAIWDLAAIALIVQEAGGIITGFAGQELTYNRAETLYFNQEGLMICSHPSMPDKLRSTL